The bacterium DNA segment TTGGGATAAAGGTTTATGACAATGAATCCTTAGACAATGCCTTAAGAAGATTCAAAAGAAAATGCCTTGAGGAAGGAATAACAGAGGAGCTTAAAAAACGGGCATATTATGATAAACCTTCTGTGAGAAGAAAAAAGAAAAGCGTGCTTGCTCGTAAAAAAAGATGGGCAATTATTTATTAAAAAAGGCCTGAATGGGGAAAATTATTGCGATTGCTAACCAAAAGGGTGGCGTGGGAAAGACCACAACTTGTGTTAATTTAGGAGCAGGAATTTCCTCTTTGGGTTATAAAACCTTAATTATAGATATGGATCCCCAAGCAAATGCAAGCATCCATCTGGATATTTCAATTCATAAATTAAACCATTCAATGTATGATGTTTTAATTTCACAAGATATAAAACTATCCGATATAATTCTTAAAACATCCGTTTCTAAATTAGATGTAGCCCCATCACATATCAATCTCTCTGGAGCAGAGATAGAACTTGTCAATATGATTGGAAGGGAGAGGGTTTTAAAAGAGAAGGTAGAGGAAATAATAGACAGCTATGATTATATTTTGATTGATTGCCCACCTTCACTTGGGCTTCTTACCCTAAATTCATTGACCACCGCACAATATCTGATTATACCCCTTCAGACAGAATTTTTTGCCCTAGAGGGAATAGATAAGCTTATAAGGACAATTGAGATTGTAAAGAATAAGTTAAATCATAGCCTTGAAATTTTAAGTATAGTTCCTACCCTCTATACAGAGAAAACAAAGCTTGCAAAAGAGGCTTTAGAAAAGATTACGGGTTATTTTAAAAACAATGTTTCCAAAACAAGGATAAGGAGAAATGTAAAGCTTGCTGAGTCTCCATCGCATGGAATGCCCATAATGCTCTATGCACCAAGGTCATATGGAACAATTGATTATCACGACCTTTCTAAAGAAATTGTTAAAAAAACAATAAAAGTCTAAAGAGTCTATGGGGTTAAGGAAAAATGAATTTTAAGTAGAAAGACAAATGAAAAAGCCTGTATTGGGAAAAGGGGCAGATGCCCTATTTGAAATAACCCAAACCGACACAAAAGGGATAGAGGAGAAGGTCTTAAGTTCTAAACTTCCGAAGTTTAGAACTTTTGAACATAGACTTACAATCCTTCTTAAAGAATCCCACCTTTCTTTTCTTTCGGGGCTTGAGAAAAAGATTATGAGAAGCAGAAACTCTAAAAACAAAAGGGAGAGGATAACAAAAAATTCAATAATCAGGGCCTGCCTTGATGCAATGGCTAATCTTCCTATCGATACATCCGAAATTCCAGATGAAAGAGAGCTTTTAAGAAGGATAGAGAGGGCAATAAATGAAAGGGCTTAAAACCTTTTGTGTAGGAGACTACGAAACAAATTGCTATCTTATCTTTAACAAGAAGAGCGCAATATTGATTGATGCAGGAGAAGGTGTAGAGCAAATTATATATTTTCTCTATTCACATAAGCTATCCCTTAAATATATCATAAATACACATTGCCATATAGACCATATTATGGGAGATGATGAGATAAGAAAAGAGACAAAAGCAGAGCTTCTTGTCCATCTTAAAGACAAAGAAGGACTTTTTAATCCCCTTCTTAATTTATCGGGATTTTTGGGCTCTTCTATGAAATTTAAAGAAGCCACAAGAACAATTAAAGAAAATGACATTATCACAGTGGGGGATATAAACCTTAAGGTTATTGAAACACCAGGCCATACCCCAGGCTCTATCTCCCTTCTTTTTGATGATGCTATATTTTGTGGCGATACGATATTTTCACAGGGAATAGGAAGAACAGACCTTCCAGGGGGAGACCATAAAATCTTAATAAATTCCATTAAGAAATTATTAAATTTTCCAGATAACACAACACTTTATCCAGGACATGGAAATCCAGTAACAATAAAAGAGGCAAAATGTCAGCTTGTGAGCTTGATAAATTCATAGATTACCTCTTATTAGAAAGGGGGTTTTCAAGGAATACAGTCTCTGCATATAGAAATGACATTAGCCATTTTATCCTTTTCCTTAAAAAAACAGCCTTTCAAGATATAGACATAAAAATTCTTTTTAATTACTTATTAACTCTTAAAAAAAATAATCTTTCTTCAAGTAGTATATTAAGAAAAATTGCAAGCATAAGGGCATTTTTTAAATTCCTCCTTCAAGAGGGAATTATACAATCAAATCCAGCATCTTTTCTTAAATCTCAAAAAAGGGAAAGGAAACTTCCAAATTTCTTAACTTATGAGGAGATAGAAAAGCTTCTTTCTTCTCCTAATATTACAAGCAATTTGGGGATAAGAGATAAAGCATTACTTGAACTATTATACTCAACGGGAATGAGAGTCTCTGAGATTACTAAATTAAAAATTGAACAATTAAACCTTGAGCTTGGATTTGTCAGGGTATTTGGAAAAAGGGAAAAGGAAAGGATTGTTCCCATTGGAAAGGAGGCAATAAAATATCTTAAAGTTTTTCTTCAAAAAAGGGGATGTTTTTTGAAGAAAAAAGGGGATTCTGGCTTTCTTTTTTTAAATTGGAGGGGCTCTCCTTTAACCAGGGAGGCTGTTTGGAAAATGATTAAAAGATATGGAATAATTGCTGGAATAAGAAAAAACCTATTTCCCCATATCATTAGGCATTCATTTGCCACGCACCTTTTAAGAAATAAGGCTGATCTTAGGGTAATTCAAGAATTACTTGGACATTCTGATATATCAACCACCCAAATTTATACACACCTTGACAGCAATACAATGAAGGAATTTCATAAAAGATATCATCCAAGAGCATAAAAATTGCAAATTTTAAAATGCAAATCTCAAATTGATGAGAGGATAAAAATTTGGAGCGAAGCGACGAATGGCATATACAATTGCTGTAGCGGGAAAG contains these protein-coding regions:
- the rpsU gene encoding 30S ribosomal protein S21; the protein is MVGIKVYDNESLDNALRRFKRKCLEEGITEELKKRAYYDKPSVRRKKKSVLARKKRWAIIY
- a CDS encoding AAA family ATPase; translated protein: MGKIIAIANQKGGVGKTTTCVNLGAGISSLGYKTLIIDMDPQANASIHLDISIHKLNHSMYDVLISQDIKLSDIILKTSVSKLDVAPSHINLSGAEIELVNMIGRERVLKEKVEEIIDSYDYILIDCPPSLGLLTLNSLTTAQYLIIPLQTEFFALEGIDKLIRTIEIVKNKLNHSLEILSIVPTLYTEKTKLAKEALEKITGYFKNNVSKTRIRRNVKLAESPSHGMPIMLYAPRSYGTIDYHDLSKEIVKKTIKV
- a CDS encoding MBL fold metallo-hydrolase, with the translated sequence MKGLKTFCVGDYETNCYLIFNKKSAILIDAGEGVEQIIYFLYSHKLSLKYIINTHCHIDHIMGDDEIRKETKAELLVHLKDKEGLFNPLLNLSGFLGSSMKFKEATRTIKENDIITVGDINLKVIETPGHTPGSISLLFDDAIFCGDTIFSQGIGRTDLPGGDHKILINSIKKLLNFPDNTTLYPGHGNPVTIKEAKCQLVSLINS
- the xerD gene encoding site-specific tyrosine recombinase XerD; translated protein: MSACELDKFIDYLLLERGFSRNTVSAYRNDISHFILFLKKTAFQDIDIKILFNYLLTLKKNNLSSSSILRKIASIRAFFKFLLQEGIIQSNPASFLKSQKRERKLPNFLTYEEIEKLLSSPNITSNLGIRDKALLELLYSTGMRVSEITKLKIEQLNLELGFVRVFGKREKERIVPIGKEAIKYLKVFLQKRGCFLKKKGDSGFLFLNWRGSPLTREAVWKMIKRYGIIAGIRKNLFPHIIRHSFATHLLRNKADLRVIQELLGHSDISTTQIYTHLDSNTMKEFHKRYHPRA